In Rattus norvegicus strain BN/NHsdMcwi chromosome 1, GRCr8, whole genome shotgun sequence, a genomic segment contains:
- the LOC134484821 gene encoding olfactory receptor 5P60-like gives MAFLEGENYTAVTEFILLGLTDDPVLRVILFTIIICIYLVTVSGNLSTILLIRVSSQLQHPMYFFLSHLGSADLGYSSSVTPNMLVNFLIKQNTISYLGCSIQFGSAAFFGGLECFLLAAMAYDRFVAICNPLLYSTKMSTQVCIQLIVGSYIGGFLNASFATASFFSLFFCGPNRINHFYCDFAPLIELSCSDVSVPVVVTSFSAASITMLTVFIIAISYTYILITILKMRSIEGRQKAFSTCTSHLTAVTLFYGTITFIYVMPKSSYSTDQNKVVSVFYMVVIPMLNPLIYSLRSNEIKGALRRQLAKKMFFKSNILFCKP, from the coding sequence ATGGCTTTCCTGGAGGGTGAGAACTACACTGCAGTGACAGAGTTCATTTTATTGGGCTTAACAGATGACCCAGTTCTTAGAGTCATCCTCTTCACCATTATCATCTGCATCTACCTAGTGACTGTGTCTGGGAACCTTAGCACCATCCTTCTTATCAGAGTCTCTTCCCAGCTCCAACACCCCATGTACTTTTTTCTCAGCCACTTGGGTTCTGCTGACTTAGGCTACTCATCTTCTGTCACACCCAATATGCTTGTCAACTTCCTTATAAAGCAAAATACCATCTCCTACCTTGGATGTTCTATACAGTTTGGCTCAGCTGCTTTTTTTGGAGGTCTTGAATGCTTCCTTCTGGCTGCCATGGCTTATGATCGCTTTGTAGCAATCTGCAACCCACTGCTTTATTCCACCAAAATGTCCACACAAGTCTGTATCCAGCTGATTGTGGGATCTTATATAGGAGGTTTTCTTAATGCTTCCTTTGccacagcttcttttttttccttgttcttCTGTGGACCAAATAGAATCAATCATTTCTACTGTGATTTTGCTCCTTTAATAGAACTTTCCTGTTCTGATGTCAGTGTCCCTGTAGTTGTTACTTCGTTTTCTGCTGCCTCAATCACTATGCTGACAGTGTTCATCATAGCCATCTCTTACACCTACATCCTCATCACTATCCTGAAGATGCGCTCCATTGAGGGCCGTCAGAAAGCCTTCTCCACCTgcacctcccacctcactgcagtCACTCTGTTCTATGGAACCATTACATTCATCTATGTGATGCCCAAGTCCAGCTACTCCACAGACCAGAACAAGGTGGTTTCTGTGTTCTACATGGTAGTGATCCCCATGTTGAACCCCCTCATCTATAGCCTCAGGAGTAATGAGATTAAGGGTGCTCTAAGAAGACAACTTGccaagaaaatgttttttaagaGTAACATATTGTTTTGTAAACCTTAG